The following coding sequences lie in one Coxiella endosymbiont of Amblyomma americanum genomic window:
- the fusA gene encoding elongation factor G — protein sequence MTTRAIPLEHTRNIGIMAHIDAGKTTTTERILYYTGVSHKMGEVHEGNAVMDWMEQEQERGITITSAATTCFWMGMDQQYAKHRINIIDTPGHVDFTIEVERSLRVLDGAIAIFCSVGGVEPQSETVWRQANRYGVPRLGFVNKMDRTGADFLRVVQQVRDRLQSNPVPIQLPVGSEENFQGIIDLVQMKAIYWNELDRGRTYTLSDLPKNMKSTAQEWRERMVEAAAESSEKLMEKYLEIGDLSEKEVLEGLRRRTLANEIVPMLCGSAFKNKGVQALLDAVVDYLPAPTDIPDIRGEEADGSEGSRAASDESSFSALAFKIASDPFVGTLTFFRVYSGVLRSGDSVYNPVKRKKERVGRLLRMHSNAREEIGTVYAGDIAAAVGLKNVTTGDTLCDQRQIITLEKIEFPEPVISVSIEPKTKADQEKMGVALGKLAQEDPSFRVHTDKESGQTIIEGMGELHLEIIVDRMRREFNVTANVGKPCVAYREAIRRTVEQEGKYIRQTGGRGQYGHVWLRIEPKEPGSGFEFVNEIIGGAVPKEYIPAVEKGVKEQMENGVIAGYPIVDVKVAIFDGSYHDVDSSEMAFKIASSLCFRNGAAKADPTLLEPIMKIEVVTPEEYMGDIVGDLNRRRGVIQGIGDNASGKGVNAEVPLAEMFGYATALRSLSQGRAIYTMEFLKYAEVPANVAAAIIKQPN from the coding sequence TGATGCGGGCAAGACTACAACTACTGAACGTATCCTTTACTATACAGGTGTATCTCACAAAATGGGGGAGGTGCACGAAGGAAATGCCGTAATGGATTGGATGGAACAAGAACAGGAACGTGGTATCACTATTACTTCAGCCGCTACTACGTGTTTTTGGATGGGTATGGATCAACAATATGCAAAGCACCGAATTAATATTATTGATACACCCGGGCATGTTGATTTCACAATTGAAGTTGAGCGTTCTTTGCGAGTACTTGATGGAGCCATCGCTATTTTTTGTTCAGTAGGAGGAGTTGAACCGCAAAGTGAAACTGTTTGGCGACAAGCTAATCGTTACGGTGTTCCGCGTTTAGGATTTGTGAACAAGATGGATCGAACAGGAGCTGATTTTCTACGCGTGGTACAACAAGTGAGAGATCGTCTACAGTCCAATCCAGTACCCATTCAGCTTCCTGTTGGTTCAGAAGAAAATTTCCAAGGCATTATTGATTTAGTGCAAATGAAAGCTATCTATTGGAATGAATTGGATAGAGGGCGTACTTATACTTTATCGGATTTACCCAAAAACATGAAGTCAACAGCCCAAGAATGGCGTGAAAGAATGGTAGAAGCTGCAGCTGAATCTTCTGAAAAATTAATGGAAAAGTACTTAGAAATTGGTGATCTTTCTGAGAAAGAAGTGTTAGAAGGACTGCGTCGGCGAACTCTTGCTAACGAAATCGTACCAATGCTATGTGGAAGTGCTTTTAAGAATAAAGGAGTGCAAGCCTTATTAGATGCTGTGGTTGACTATTTACCTGCACCTACTGATATACCTGATATTCGAGGTGAAGAAGCAGACGGTTCAGAAGGTTCTCGTGCAGCTTCTGACGAATCTTCTTTTTCGGCGTTGGCTTTTAAAATTGCCTCTGATCCTTTTGTTGGAACACTAACTTTTTTTCGCGTATATTCTGGTGTACTTAGATCAGGTGATTCAGTTTATAATCCTGTCAAGCGTAAAAAAGAACGTGTTGGTCGTCTTTTGCGTATGCATTCTAACGCTCGAGAAGAGATTGGAACAGTATATGCAGGTGATATTGCTGCTGCAGTGGGTTTGAAAAACGTTACCACTGGGGATACGCTCTGCGATCAACGTCAAATTATCACTCTTGAAAAGATAGAATTTCCAGAGCCTGTGATTTCTGTGTCTATTGAACCAAAAACTAAGGCTGATCAAGAAAAAATGGGGGTAGCTTTAGGAAAGTTAGCTCAGGAAGATCCTTCATTTCGAGTGCATACTGACAAAGAATCTGGACAGACCATTATTGAAGGTATGGGTGAGTTGCATCTAGAAATTATCGTAGACCGAATGCGTCGAGAATTTAATGTTACTGCGAATGTTGGAAAACCTTGTGTAGCTTATCGAGAAGCCATTCGAAGAACGGTGGAACAAGAGGGAAAATATATACGTCAAACTGGTGGTCGAGGACAATACGGGCATGTATGGCTTCGTATCGAACCAAAAGAACCGGGTTCTGGTTTTGAATTTGTAAATGAAATTATAGGAGGTGCAGTACCTAAAGAGTATATACCGGCTGTGGAAAAAGGTGTAAAAGAGCAGATGGAAAACGGAGTAATTGCTGGGTATCCTATAGTAGATGTTAAAGTGGCTATTTTTGATGGTTCCTATCACGACGTTGACTCTAGCGAAATGGCATTTAAAATCGCTAGTTCGTTGTGTTTTAGAAATGGAGCCGCTAAGGCAGACCCTACATTACTTGAACCAATTATGAAAATAGAGGTTGTTACTCCAGAGGAGTATATGGGCGATATTGTTGGTGATCTTAATCGGCGTCGAGGTGTAATTCAAGGTATAGGTGATAATGCATCTGGTAAGGGCGTTAATGCTGAAGTACCTTTAGCAGAAATGTTTGGTTATGCGACTGCACTGCGTTCACTCAGTCAAGGACGTGCAATTTATACAATGGAGTTTTTGAAATATGCCGAAGTTCCTGCAAATGTTGCTGCAGCAATTATTAAACAACCAAATTAA
- the tuf gene encoding elongation factor Tu, with protein sequence MSKVRFIREKPHLNVGTIGHVDHGKTTLTAALTKVLSERFGGEARAFDQIDNAPEERARGITIATSHVEYQSDSRHYAHVDCPGHADYVKNMITGAAQMDGAILVVSAADGPMPQTREHIVLAKQVGVPAIVVFLNKGDIVDDEELLALVEMEVRDLLTSYDFPGDETPVVTGSALKALEGDGGALGIPSVLKLVQVMDAYFKDPKREKDKPFLMPIEDVFSISGRGTVVTGRIERGIVKAGDEVEIVGIKTTVKTTCTGVEMFRKLLDEGQAGDNVGVLLRGTKREEVERGQVLAQPKTITPHTTFEAEVYVLSKEEGGRHTPFVKGYRPQFYFRTTDVTGEVLRLPKGVEVVMPGDNVTVTVQLIAPVAMDEGLRFAVREGGRTVGAGVVTKIVE encoded by the coding sequence ATGTCTAAAGTAAGATTTATAAGAGAGAAACCGCATTTAAATGTGGGGACAATTGGTCACGTGGACCACGGTAAAACAACGTTAACAGCGGCATTGACTAAGGTGTTATCGGAAAGATTTGGAGGGGAGGCCCGGGCGTTTGATCAGATAGACAATGCTCCGGAAGAACGAGCACGAGGTATCACAATAGCAACCTCGCACGTGGAATACCAGAGTGACAGTCGCCATTATGCACACGTTGATTGTCCAGGTCACGCGGATTATGTAAAGAACATGATTACAGGAGCGGCTCAGATGGATGGAGCGATACTGGTAGTAAGTGCAGCGGATGGTCCAATGCCGCAAACACGAGAACACATTGTGTTAGCAAAACAAGTGGGAGTGCCTGCGATAGTGGTGTTTTTAAACAAAGGAGATATAGTAGACGATGAGGAATTGCTGGCATTGGTAGAAATGGAGGTAAGAGATTTATTGACCAGTTACGATTTTCCAGGAGACGAGACACCAGTTGTTACAGGTTCAGCGTTGAAAGCGTTAGAAGGGGACGGTGGAGCATTAGGTATTCCATCGGTATTGAAATTAGTACAGGTAATGGATGCGTATTTTAAAGACCCAAAACGCGAAAAAGACAAACCATTTCTTATGCCCATCGAGGACGTGTTTTCAATATCGGGACGAGGGACAGTAGTAACGGGACGTATTGAAAGAGGGATCGTTAAGGCAGGAGATGAAGTCGAGATTGTGGGAATTAAGACAACGGTTAAGACAACGTGCACGGGCGTAGAGATGTTCAGGAAATTATTGGACGAAGGCCAAGCGGGAGATAATGTTGGGGTGTTATTGAGAGGAACAAAGCGAGAAGAAGTTGAGCGCGGGCAAGTGCTGGCCCAACCGAAAACAATTACTCCACATACAACATTTGAAGCCGAAGTTTACGTCTTGTCAAAAGAGGAAGGGGGCCGGCATACACCTTTTGTAAAAGGTTACCGCCCACAATTTTATTTTCGCACAACAGACGTTACGGGAGAGGTCCTGCGTCTTCCGAAAGGGGTGGAAGTGGTAATGCCAGGAGACAATGTGACAGTGACGGTGCAATTGATAGCGCCAGTAGCAATGGACGAAGGGTTGCGATTTGCGGTCCGCGAAGGTGGGCGTACTGTTGGAGCTGGTGTCGTAACAAAGATTGTTGAATAA
- the rpsJ gene encoding 30S ribosomal protein S10, with product MNNNQRIRIRLKAFDHRLIDRSTRAIVETARRTGAIIKGPIPLPTKVERYTVLISPHVDKDARDQYEIRTHKRLVDIVQPTDKTVDALMKLDLASGVDVQISVDRNSSSKR from the coding sequence ATTAATAATAATCAACGCATTCGTATTCGATTGAAAGCATTCGATCATCGACTGATTGATCGGTCCACTCGAGCGATTGTAGAAACGGCAAGACGCACAGGCGCAATAATTAAAGGGCCCATTCCGTTGCCTACAAAGGTTGAACGCTACACAGTACTGATTTCTCCTCATGTGGATAAAGATGCTCGAGATCAGTATGAAATCCGGACGCACAAGCGGTTGGTGGACATTGTGCAACCGACTGATAAAACAGTTGATGCTTTGATGAAGTTAGATTTAGCTTCCGGAGTAGATGTTCAAATAAGTGTTGATCGTAATTCATCTAGCAAAAGATAA
- the rplC gene encoding 50S ribosomal protein L3 produces the protein MSIGLIGRKCGMTRLFMDVGVVIPVTVIETFSNRITQIKTVSVDGYCAIQIAACGKKPFVRLSKAIVGHYAKSGVEAGKTMHEFRVTSDELVKAKLGDEIEVSIFKEGQIVDVRGLTRGKGFAGTVKRHNFRTQDATHGNSLSHRVPGSMGQCQTPGRVWKGKKMSGHMGNVYCTIQNQEIVKVDVKRQLLLIKGAVPGAPGKEVIVTQSIKKGKKR, from the coding sequence ATGTCTATTGGTTTAATTGGCCGTAAATGCGGAATGACTCGTCTTTTTATGGATGTGGGAGTTGTGATCCCTGTCACTGTAATAGAGACATTTTCTAATCGCATTACTCAAATAAAGACAGTAAGTGTTGATGGTTATTGTGCTATACAAATAGCAGCCTGTGGAAAGAAACCTTTTGTTCGTCTTAGCAAAGCAATAGTAGGACATTATGCAAAAAGCGGAGTAGAAGCCGGAAAGACAATGCATGAATTTCGTGTAACTTCTGATGAATTGGTTAAAGCTAAGCTAGGTGATGAGATCGAGGTTAGTATATTTAAGGAAGGACAAATTGTTGACGTACGTGGTTTAACTCGCGGTAAAGGTTTTGCCGGCACGGTAAAGCGTCATAATTTTAGAACTCAAGATGCCACCCATGGGAATTCGTTATCTCATCGTGTGCCAGGTTCTATGGGTCAATGTCAAACTCCTGGGCGTGTATGGAAAGGAAAAAAGATGTCCGGTCATATGGGAAATGTTTACTGTACTATACAAAATCAAGAAATTGTCAAAGTGGATGTTAAAAGGCAACTTCTTTTAATTAAAGGAGCCGTACCGGGTGCTCCTGGTAAAGAAGTAATTGTCACACAATCAATTAAGAAGGGAAAAAAGAGGTAG
- the rplD gene encoding 50S ribosomal protein L4 has translation MDLSVYSSERKEVNRICVSDAIFGAEFKESLVHQVVTAYLAGARAGTKAQKTRGKVRGGGTKPWRQKGTGRARVGSIRSPLWRGGGVTFAAAPRDFSQKVNRKMYRRSMVSIFSELIRQNRFVVIETLQLQEPKTRELLQKVLLKKSDVKKVLIVLDEYNRNVELAARNVRGITTLNVMRMDPISLIAAEEVLITVGAVKNIESRLQIL, from the coding sequence ATGGATCTCTCCGTGTATTCATCCGAAAGAAAGGAAGTAAATAGAATATGCGTATCTGACGCTATATTTGGAGCGGAATTTAAGGAAAGTTTGGTGCATCAGGTAGTTACTGCTTATTTAGCCGGTGCAAGAGCAGGCACTAAGGCACAAAAGACACGCGGTAAGGTTCGTGGTGGAGGAACTAAACCTTGGAGGCAAAAAGGGACTGGTCGAGCGCGAGTAGGCAGTATTCGAAGTCCGTTGTGGCGAGGAGGAGGTGTAACTTTTGCGGCAGCGCCTCGTGATTTTTCGCAAAAGGTAAATCGAAAAATGTATCGGCGATCGATGGTTTCTATTTTTTCCGAATTAATTCGACAAAATCGTTTTGTTGTAATAGAAACTTTACAATTACAGGAACCAAAGACTCGTGAGTTATTACAGAAGGTTCTGTTGAAAAAGTCCGATGTAAAAAAAGTTTTAATCGTTCTTGATGAGTACAATCGCAATGTAGAATTGGCTGCACGAAATGTTCGTGGTATTACAACTTTGAATGTTATGCGAATGGATCCTATTAGTCTTATTGCTGCAGAAGAAGTGTTAATCACAGTAGGAGCTGTTAAAAATATTGAGTCAAGGTTGCAAATACTATGA
- the rplW gene encoding 50S ribosomal protein L23, which translates to MNQARLLEVLITPRVSEKSALVMGQYVFEVSPDAIKSEIRAAVERQFNVTVKAVRICNVKGKVTRFRQIRGRHRNWKKAYVTLVSGDEVDITSGDKGMK; encoded by the coding sequence ATGAATCAGGCAAGGTTACTGGAAGTTCTTATTACTCCTCGTGTATCGGAAAAAAGTGCTTTAGTGATGGGTCAATATGTGTTTGAAGTATCTCCTGACGCAATAAAATCTGAAATTAGAGCGGCGGTAGAAAGACAATTTAATGTCACAGTTAAAGCAGTACGCATTTGCAACGTTAAAGGGAAGGTTACACGGTTTCGACAAATACGAGGTCGGCATAGAAATTGGAAAAAAGCTTATGTTACACTCGTATCGGGTGATGAAGTTGATATTACATCTGGTGACAAGGGTATGAAATGA
- the rplB gene encoding 50S ribosomal protein L2, whose translation MTLVRKKPTSPGRRFVVKVVHPNLHKGEPYKPLLQGKKRISCRNNKGRITVRHRGGGHKRRYRIIDFKYDKEGKGIVERLEYDPNRTAHIALVLFSDGERRYFVAPKGLYKGSQINIGENAPISIGNCLPLQHIPLGATIYNLEVKPGKGAQLIRSAGTSAQLMAKEGMYAIVRMRSGEVRKVLSSCRACIGEVSNSEHNLCSLGKAGAKRWRGRRPTVRGVAMNPVDHPHGGGEGKTSGGRHPVSPTGKSTKGYKTRRNKYSSNMIVCDRRKKK comes from the coding sequence ATGACTTTAGTAAGAAAAAAACCTACATCTCCTGGGCGACGTTTTGTTGTTAAAGTGGTTCACCCTAATTTGCATAAGGGTGAACCGTATAAACCGTTGTTGCAGGGAAAGAAACGTATTAGCTGTCGTAATAACAAAGGGCGTATTACTGTGCGTCATCGCGGTGGTGGGCATAAGCGCCGTTATAGAATCATCGATTTTAAATATGATAAAGAGGGTAAAGGTATTGTAGAGCGATTAGAATATGATCCAAACCGTACTGCCCATATTGCCCTAGTTTTGTTCTCAGACGGAGAACGTCGATATTTTGTAGCCCCGAAGGGTCTGTATAAAGGTTCACAGATAAACATAGGAGAAAATGCACCGATTAGTATAGGAAATTGCTTACCATTGCAACACATTCCCTTAGGAGCTACAATTTATAATCTCGAAGTAAAACCGGGAAAGGGAGCTCAACTTATTCGCAGTGCAGGAACTTCTGCTCAACTGATGGCAAAAGAAGGAATGTATGCTATTGTTCGCATGCGTTCCGGCGAGGTAAGAAAAGTTCTATCCAGCTGTCGTGCTTGTATTGGAGAAGTATCTAACTCAGAGCATAATTTATGTTCGTTAGGTAAAGCAGGTGCTAAACGTTGGCGCGGTCGACGTCCCACTGTGCGCGGTGTAGCTATGAACCCAGTAGATCATCCTCATGGTGGGGGTGAGGGTAAGACTTCTGGAGGTCGTCATCCAGTCTCTCCTACTGGAAAATCGACGAAGGGATACAAGACACGCCGTAATAAATACTCATCTAATATGATTGTTTGTGATCGACGAAAAAAGAAATAA
- the rpsS gene encoding 30S ribosomal protein S19 gives MPRSTAKGPFVRYHLLKKVKEVQQKGGNKRSLKTWSRCSMVIPEMIGLTISVHNGRQHVPIYISENMVGHKLGEFAITRTFKVHSGDRKAKKEN, from the coding sequence GTGCCAAGATCAACAGCTAAGGGTCCATTTGTAAGATATCATCTTTTAAAAAAAGTGAAGGAAGTGCAACAAAAGGGGGGTAACAAACGATCCCTTAAGACTTGGTCGCGTTGTTCCATGGTAATTCCGGAAATGATAGGATTAACCATTTCGGTACACAATGGTCGTCAGCACGTACCGATTTATATTTCAGAAAATATGGTGGGACATAAATTGGGAGAATTTGCTATAACCCGTACCTTTAAGGTACATTCAGGTGACCGTAAAGCGAAAAAGGAAAATTAA
- the rplV gene encoding 50S ribosomal protein L22 produces MEVSARLKYARTSAQKTRLLANQIRGLSAERAVRLLYFSSKKAASIIRKVLCSAIANAAHNHGININELTVSTLLIDEGPVARRFRARARGRTNQILKRTCHITVKVSRSNTERKIRSGSKS; encoded by the coding sequence GTGGAAGTTAGTGCGAGATTAAAATACGCGCGTACTTCGGCGCAAAAGACGAGGCTTTTAGCTAATCAGATTCGAGGTTTATCCGCTGAACGGGCGGTGCGTTTGCTGTATTTTAGCAGTAAAAAGGCCGCTTCTATTATAAGAAAAGTTTTGTGTTCAGCCATTGCTAATGCTGCACATAATCATGGAATTAATATAAATGAATTAACAGTGTCAACACTGTTAATTGACGAAGGGCCTGTGGCACGGCGATTTCGTGCCAGAGCTCGTGGGCGCACTAATCAAATTTTAAAACGCACTTGTCATATTACTGTAAAAGTATCACGTTCTAACACAGAGAGGAAAATTCGTAGTGGGTCAAAAAGTTAA
- the rpsC gene encoding 30S ribosomal protein S3 — protein MGQKVNPIGMRLGIVKNWTSNWYAGKKDFSSRLNDDLQVRQLLEDRLKSASVSRIQIERPARNAKILIYSSRPGVIIGKKGEEIEALRLEIAKVMKVPVHITIEEIRKPELDAKLVAEHVAQQLERRIMFRRVMKRAIQNTMRQGALGVKISVSGRLSGSEIARTEWYREGRVPLHTFRADIDYATATAKTTYGTIGVKIWIFKGEIHSPKAHRFLTEKSITKQVIEKAKGEN, from the coding sequence GTGGGTCAAAAAGTTAATCCCATAGGTATGCGGCTTGGTATTGTAAAAAATTGGACATCTAACTGGTATGCGGGAAAAAAAGATTTCTCCAGTCGTTTGAATGATGATTTACAAGTGCGTCAGTTATTAGAAGATCGTTTAAAAAGTGCATCTGTTAGTCGTATTCAGATTGAACGGCCAGCCCGTAACGCTAAAATTTTAATTTATTCTTCACGACCTGGTGTGATTATAGGTAAAAAAGGTGAAGAAATTGAAGCGCTGCGTTTGGAAATAGCAAAAGTGATGAAAGTTCCTGTTCATATTACTATTGAAGAAATACGAAAACCTGAATTAGATGCTAAATTGGTTGCAGAACACGTTGCGCAACAATTAGAACGTCGCATTATGTTTCGGAGAGTTATGAAACGCGCTATACAAAACACCATGCGTCAAGGTGCGTTAGGCGTTAAAATAAGTGTAAGCGGACGTTTAAGCGGATCTGAAATCGCTCGTACCGAGTGGTATCGAGAAGGACGAGTTCCTTTGCATACGTTTCGTGCTGATATCGATTATGCAACAGCTACAGCAAAAACTACTTATGGAACGATTGGGGTAAAAATATGGATTTTTAAAGGGGAAATTCATTCACCGAAAGCTCATCGATTCTTGACTGAAAAATCCATTACAAAACAAGTAATTGAAAAAGCAAAAGGAGAAAATTAG
- the rplP gene encoding 50S ribosomal protein L16 has product MLQPSNRKYRKNFKSRNRGVACRGNRISFGEFGLKSIDYARITARQLEAARRALSRHVKRSGKIIIRIFPDKPITKKPLEVRQGKGKGNVEYWVAPVQPGRMIFEIEGIEENLAREAFARAAAKLPVRCIFSRRTVM; this is encoded by the coding sequence GTGTTGCAACCAAGTAACCGAAAATATCGCAAAAATTTTAAAAGTCGAAATCGAGGAGTAGCTTGTCGCGGCAATCGAATTAGTTTTGGGGAGTTTGGGCTTAAATCAATAGATTATGCGCGCATTACTGCGCGTCAATTAGAAGCTGCTAGGCGTGCTCTTTCAAGACACGTAAAGCGAAGTGGTAAGATTATTATTCGTATTTTTCCTGATAAACCAATTACAAAAAAACCTTTAGAAGTGCGTCAAGGCAAGGGGAAAGGAAATGTCGAATACTGGGTAGCACCCGTACAGCCTGGACGAATGATTTTTGAAATTGAAGGAATAGAAGAAAATCTTGCCCGTGAAGCTTTTGCGCGAGCAGCGGCCAAATTGCCTGTGAGATGCATTTTTTCCAGACGAACGGTGATGTAG
- the rpmC gene encoding 50S ribosomal protein L29 — protein MKVDKLCAKTESELRKQLLILLKERYSLQMQKRVKEIVKSHLYKRVRRGIARLKTFLREKELLHKHEK, from the coding sequence ATGAAAGTTGATAAACTTTGTGCTAAAACAGAATCTGAACTTAGAAAACAATTGCTTATTTTGTTAAAAGAAAGATATAGTTTACAGATGCAAAAGAGAGTAAAGGAAATTGTCAAATCGCATCTTTATAAGCGAGTACGCCGTGGTATAGCTCGCCTTAAAACCTTTTTAAGAGAAAAGGAACTATTACATAAACATGAAAAATAA
- the rpsQ gene encoding 30S ribosomal protein S17 encodes MNMKNKKVVRIFSGIVTSRKMNDTIVVLIERKVKHSKYGKFIRRFKKLHVHCQGNKCQKGDVAIVRETRPISKTKSWVLVKVEKMLVKDV; translated from the coding sequence ATAAACATGAAAAATAAAAAAGTAGTCCGTATTTTTTCTGGTATTGTGACTAGCAGAAAAATGAATGATACAATTGTTGTATTGATAGAACGAAAAGTAAAGCATTCTAAATATGGAAAATTTATTAGGCGTTTTAAAAAATTACACGTGCATTGTCAAGGAAACAAATGCCAAAAAGGTGATGTTGCTATTGTCCGTGAAACTCGTCCTATCTCAAAAACAAAAAGTTGGGTTTTGGTAAAAGTTGAGAAAATGTTAGTAAAAGATGTTTGA
- the rplN gene encoding 50S ribosomal protein L14 produces MIQVQSVINVADNSGARRVMCIKVLGGSRRRYANIGDIIKVSVKEAMPRGKVEKGDIMNAVVVRTRKGVRRSDGSIIRFDNNAAVLLNSQLQPVGTRIFGPVTRELRKHNFMKIISMALEVV; encoded by the coding sequence ATGATTCAAGTGCAATCAGTTATTAATGTAGCAGATAATAGTGGAGCCAGACGTGTGATGTGTATTAAAGTTTTAGGTGGGTCTAGGCGTCGGTATGCAAACATTGGTGATATCATTAAGGTAAGTGTTAAAGAAGCAATGCCGAGAGGAAAAGTGGAAAAAGGAGACATAATGAATGCGGTAGTAGTGCGGACACGGAAAGGAGTGAGACGAAGCGACGGATCAATCATTCGGTTTGATAATAACGCTGCGGTATTGTTAAACAGTCAATTGCAACCAGTGGGTACAAGAATTTTTGGTCCAGTAACTAGAGAGTTACGTAAGCATAATTTTATGAAGATTATTTCAATGGCTTTGGAAGTTGTATAA
- the rplX gene encoding 50S ribosomal protein L24, translating into MVMKKIKKNDTVVVIAGRSKSCKGKVVKILPRGRVLIDGVHLIKKHVKPNPNKNEGGGVLERESGVHISNVAIYNPSTKKSDCVKIKILDNGSKVRVFASNAIKIDT; encoded by the coding sequence ATAGTGATGAAAAAAATTAAAAAAAATGATACTGTTGTGGTAATAGCAGGAAGAAGTAAAAGTTGTAAAGGCAAAGTAGTTAAAATTCTTCCTCGTGGTCGAGTGTTGATTGATGGTGTACATCTAATCAAGAAGCATGTGAAACCAAATCCTAATAAAAATGAAGGTGGTGGTGTGTTGGAACGAGAGTCTGGGGTTCATATTTCTAATGTTGCCATTTATAATCCTAGTACGAAGAAGTCAGATTGCGTAAAAATTAAAATTTTAGATAATGGATCTAAAGTTCGGGTATTTGCTTCAAACGCAATAAAAATTGATACTTAA
- the rplE gene encoding 50S ribosomal protein L5, whose translation MTELQELYKRVVVPNLQKEFGFRSTMAVPCIEKITLNMGIGEAVADKKVIERAMDDMMRISGQKPVITYVRKSEASFKIRTGWPIGCKVTLRRKRMYEFLKRLISIVIPRIRDFRGFSAASFDKWGNFSLGIREQIVFPEIQYDKIDAVRGMDINITTTARFCENAKAQAFLLLKNFGFPLKD comes from the coding sequence ATGACAGAATTACAAGAACTGTATAAGAGAGTAGTGGTGCCGAATTTACAAAAAGAGTTTGGTTTTAGATCCACAATGGCTGTGCCGTGCATTGAAAAGATTACCTTAAATATGGGAATCGGTGAGGCTGTTGCTGATAAAAAAGTAATTGAACGCGCCATGGACGATATGATGAGGATTTCTGGTCAGAAACCTGTGATTACTTATGTACGTAAATCAGAGGCCAGTTTTAAAATTCGCACTGGATGGCCTATTGGTTGCAAAGTAACGTTACGTCGAAAACGTATGTATGAATTTTTAAAGCGGCTTATTTCTATTGTAATACCGCGTATTCGAGATTTTCGAGGTTTTAGTGCTGCATCTTTTGATAAATGGGGCAATTTTAGTCTTGGTATTCGGGAACAGATTGTTTTTCCAGAAATTCAGTATGACAAGATTGATGCGGTTCGGGGTATGGATATTAATATCACTACGACAGCTCGGTTTTGTGAGAATGCGAAAGCACAGGCTTTTTTGTTATTAAAAAATTTTGGTTTTCCGTTAAAAGATTAA
- the rpsN gene encoding 30S ribosomal protein S14 produces the protein MSKLSVIERNRKRIQKSYKAQESRLKLKKMFKKGTPEDQEAAQLKLQKNSRDESRVRIRHRCHKCGRPCGTLKKFGLCRIHLREAVMRGDVPGLRKASW, from the coding sequence GTGTCAAAACTGAGTGTCATTGAACGTAATAGAAAGCGTATACAAAAGTCTTACAAGGCACAAGAGAGTCGTTTAAAACTCAAAAAGATGTTTAAAAAAGGAACTCCTGAAGACCAGGAAGCTGCTCAATTGAAGTTACAAAAAAATTCCCGTGATGAATCTAGAGTTAGGATAAGGCATCGATGCCATAAATGTGGTCGGCCTTGTGGTACACTTAAAAAATTTGGATTATGTCGAATTCATTTGAGAGAAGCTGTTATGAGGGGAGATGTTCCCGGTTTAAGAAAAGCGAGTTGGTAG
- the rpsH gene encoding 30S ribosomal protein S8 yields MTQDPISDALTRIRNAQVLKRREVSMPSSKLKLSIVTVLKREGYIIDYHEKDDFPKRQLVIILKYYEGKPVISMLKRVSKPSLRVYKGKNELPKVHNGLGIAIISTSKGVISDHQARYLGEGGEVICYVS; encoded by the coding sequence ATGACACAAGATCCTATATCTGACGCACTGACACGTATTCGTAACGCTCAGGTGTTAAAAAGAAGAGAAGTTAGCATGCCTTCGTCGAAGCTAAAGTTAAGTATTGTAACAGTATTAAAGCGAGAAGGTTATATTATCGATTATCATGAGAAAGACGATTTTCCTAAGCGTCAATTAGTTATTATCCTGAAATATTACGAAGGAAAACCAGTCATTTCTATGTTGAAACGAGTAAGTAAGCCTTCTTTGCGCGTATATAAAGGTAAAAACGAATTGCCTAAAGTACATAACGGTTTAGGTATCGCTATTATTTCGACTTCAAAAGGTGTGATATCTGACCACCAAGCACGATATTTAGGTGAAGGTGGAGAAGTTATTTGTTACGTGAGTTAA